In Juglans regia cultivar Chandler chromosome 13, Walnut 2.0, whole genome shotgun sequence, the following proteins share a genomic window:
- the LOC109007771 gene encoding DExH-box ATP-dependent RNA helicase DExH5, mitochondrial isoform X2: MFLHDKEKQELVSREKKDRHDFEHISALASRMGLYSHLYAKVVVFSKVPLPNYRFDLDDKRPQREVTLPLGLLRRVDSYLGEYLSQKSKTRENFPDLSFSRSSSSCSIATDEGLFEQPEPLAASKAVMEKIIWRRSLLLRDQQQAWQESSEGRKMLEFRQSLPAYKEKDALLTAISQNQVIIVSGETGCGKTTQIPQFILESEIESIRGAACSIICTQPRRISAMSVSERVATERGQKLGESVGYKVRLEGMKGRDTHLLFCTTGILLRRLLVDRNLKGVTHVIVDEIHERGMNEDFLLIVLKELLPRRPELRLILMSATLDAELFSSYFVGAQIMHIPGFTYPVRTHFLENILEMTGYRLTPYNQIDDYGQEKMWKMGKQAPRKRKSQIASVVEDALKAADFKEYSHQTRESLSCWSPDCIGFNLIEYILCNICENEKPGAILVFMTGWDDISSLRDKLQAHPLLGDPSRVLLLACHGSMASSEQRLIFDEPDDGVRKIVLATNIAETSITINDVVFVIDCGKAKETSYDALNNTPCLLPSWISKVSAQQRRGRAGRVQPGECYHLYPRCVYDAFAEYQLPEILRTPLQSLCLQIKSLKLGSISEFLSRALQSPELLAVQNAIEYLKIIGALDEKENLTVLGRYLTMLPMEPKLGKMLILGAIFNCLDPVLTIVAGLSVRDPFLTPFDKKDLAEAAKSQFSRDYSDHLALVRAYEGWKDAEIDNSGYEYCWRNFLSVQSMKAIDSLRKEFFSLLKDTGLVDGNTASYNAWSHDDYLIRAVICYGLYPGICSVVNNEKSFSLKTMEDGQVLLYSNSVNARESKIPYPWLVFNEKIKVNSVFLRDSTAVSDSVLLLFGGGISRGDIDGHFKMLGGYLEFFMNPSIADMYLSLREELDELIQNKLLYPRMDIHTHHELLSAVRLLVSEDGSDGRFVFGRQVLKSSKTSVTATKPTLVSRIESGPGGDNSKSQLQTLITRAGYAAPTYKTKQLKNNQFRATVEFNGMQIMGQPCNNKKSAEKDAAAEALQWLMGGNQAGNEYINHMSMLLKKSKKDHG, encoded by the exons ATGTTTTTACATGACAAGGAGAAGCAAGAGTTGGTCTCAAGGGAGAAAAAGGATAGACATGATTTTGAACATATATCAGCTTTGGCAAGCAGAATGGGGCTTTACAG CCATCTGTATGCAAAAGTTGTTGTCTTTAGTAAGGTCCCGCTGCCGAACTACAGATTTGATCTGGATGACAAACGTCCGCAGAGGGAG GTGACCTTGCCTCTTGGGTTGCTGAGAAGAGTTGATTCCTACTTAGGAGAATACCTCTCTCAAAAGTCTAAGACTAGAGAAAACTTTCCAGATCTATCATTTTCGAGATCGAGCAGTAGCTGTAGTATTGCCACTGATGAAGGGCTTTTTGAGCAACCTGAGCCACTGGCAGCGAGTAAGGCTGTTATGGAGAAAATTATTTGGCGGAGAAGTTTACTACTGCGGGATCAGCAACAAGCTTGGCAG GAATCTTCTGAAGGTAGAAAAATGCTGGAATTTCGTCAGAGTCTCCCTGCTTATAAAGAAAAGGATGCATTGCTGACAGCTATTTCACAAAATCAG GTTATAATTGTTTCAGGCGAGACTGGCTGTGGCAAGACCACACAAATTCCCCAATTTATTTTAGAGTCAGAGATAGAATCTATTCGTGGAGCTGCTTGTAGCATTATATGTACACAGCCACGACGAATATCTGCTATGTCCGTTTCTGAAAGAGTTGCTACAGAGAGGGGACAGAAATTGGGTGAATCT GTGGGATATAAAGTTCGGTTGGAAGGTATGAAAGGGAGGGACACCCACCTTCTCTTTTGCACCACTGGCATTTTGTTGAGAAGATTGCTTGTTGATAGAAACTTGAAAGGTGTAACTCATGTTATTGTGGATGAAATTCATGAACGTGGAATGAATGAAG ATTTTCTTCTTATTGTCCTAAAAGAACTCCTTCCTCGTCGACCAGAACTTAGGCTAATTCTGATGAGTGCAACCCTTGATGCTGAGCTTTTCTCGTCCTACTTTGTTGGGGCTCAGATAATGCACATCCCA GGTTTTACATATCCTGTTCGAACTCATTTCCTGGAGAATATTTTGGAAATGACGGGTTACAGATTGACCCCTTACAACCAAATTGATGATTATGGTCAAGAAAAGATGTGGAAAATGGGCAAACAAGCACCAAGAAAGAGGAAGAGCCAAATAGCTTCCGTGGTTGAG GATGCTCTCAAAGCAGCCGATTTTAAGGAGTACAGCCACCAGACTCGGGAATCTTTGTCATGTTGGAGTCCTGATTGTATTGGGTTTAATCTAATAGAGTATATTCTATGCAACATATGTGAAAATGAGAAGCCCGGTGCTATCCTAGTTTTTATGACTGGCTGGGATGACATAAGTTCTCTCAGAGATAAGCTGCAAGCTCATCCACTTTTAGGAGATCCAAGCCGGGTTTTGTTGCTAGCATGCCATGGGTCTATGGCCAGTTCAGAGCAG AGGCTAATATTTGATGAGCCTGACGATGGAGTGAGGAAAATAGTGCTTGCTACTAATATTGCTGAGACAAGTATTACTATTAACGACGTTGTGTTTGTTATTGACTGCGGAAAAGCTAAAGAGACATCTTATGACGCACTGAACAACACTCCTTGTTTGCTTCCTTCCTGGATTTCCAAGGTTTCTGCTCAACAA agaagaggaagagctGGTCGTGTTCAACCTGGAGAGTGTTACCACCTCTATCCTAGATGTGTCTATGACGCTTTTGCAGAGTATCAATTACCAGAAATTTTAAGGACGCCTTTGCAGTCTCTTTGTCTGcaaataaaaagtttgaaacttgGAAGCATCTCTGAGTTTCTGTCTAGGGCTTTGCAATCACCAGAATTACTAGCG GTTCAAAATGCTATCGAGTATCTAAAAATTATCGGCGCCCTGGATGAGAAAGAAAATCTGACAGTCTTGG GGCGCTATTTGACTATGCTTCCAATGGAGCCAAAACTTGGCAAGATGCTCATCTTAGGTGCTATCTTCAATTGCCTGGATCCAGTATTGACTATTGTTGCTGGCCTTAGTGTCAGAGATCCCTTTCTAACACCATTTGATAAAAAGGAT CTTGCAGAGGCTGCAAAATCTCAGTTTTCACGAGATTACAGTGACCATCTTGCTCTTGTTCGGGCCTATGAGGGCTGGAAAGATGCTGAAATAGATAACTCCGGATATGAATACTGCTGGAGAAATTTTCTATCAGTGCAATCAATGAAAGCTATTGATTCTCTTAGGAAGGAGTTTTTCTCTTTGCTCAAGGATACTGGCTTGGTTGATGGCAATACTGCCTCCTACAATGCTTGGAGTCATGATGATTATCTCATCCGAGCAGTCATTTGCTATGGACTGTATCCTGGAATTTGCTCTGTTGTG AACAATGAAAAGTCATTTTCATTGAAAACTATGGAGGATGGCCAAGTGCTTCTGTATTCG AACTCAGTCAATGCTCGGGAATCTAAAATTCCTTATCCATGGCTAGTTTTCAATGAGAAGATAAAAGTGAATTCTGTTTTCCTCCGTGACTCAACAGCTGTTTCTGATTCAGTGCTTCTCCTATTTGGTGGAGGCATCTCAAGAGGGGATATT GATGGACACTTTAAAATGCTGGGTGGATATCTTGAATTCTTCATGAATCCTTCTATAGCAGACATGTATCTAAGTTTAAGGGAAGAACTTGATGAGCTGATTCAGAACAAA CTACTGTATCCCAGGATGGACATACACACCCATCATGAGCTCCTATCAGCTGTGCGGTTGCTGGTTTCAGAGGACGGATCTGATGGCAGGTTTGTATTTGGCCGCCAGGTCCTGAAGTCCTCAAAGACATCTGTTACCGCAACAAAGCCTACCTTAGTGTCAAGAATTGAAAGTGGACCTGGGGGTGATAATTCTAAGAGTCAGCTACAAACATTGATCACCAGGGCTGGATATGCTGCGCCCACTTACAAAACTAAGCAACTGAAGAACAACCAGTTCCGTGCCACCGTGGAGTTTAATGGAATGCAAATTATGGGTCAGCCTTGTAACAACAAGAAAAGTGCGGAGAAAGATGCTGCGGCTGAGGCTCTTCAGTGGCTTATGGGTGGAAACCAAGCGGGCAATGAGTATATAAATCATATGTCAATGTTGCTGAAGAAAAGCAAGAAGGATCATGGTTAA